The following proteins come from a genomic window of Megalobrama amblycephala isolate DHTTF-2021 linkage group LG1, ASM1881202v1, whole genome shotgun sequence:
- the tnnt1 gene encoding troponin T, slow skeletal muscle isoform X2: MSDVEEEYEEQAEEEEEEAAAEDAGAEEQEYTDYQEETQEEEEERPRPKPMVPQLAPPKIPEGERVDFDDIHRKRMEKDFLELQTLIDVHFEQRKKEEEELIGLKERIERRRAERAEQQRVRAEKERDRQTRIAEERQRKEDEEAKKRAEDEAKKKKVLSNMGANFGGFLAKAEQKRGKRLTGREIKRKTLSERRSPLGIENLREDGLRQRAQEMWNWIYQLESEKFDLLDQMKRQKYEIVVLLNRISHAQKFKKVHGKGKVGGRWK, from the exons ATGTCTGATGTAGAGGAAGAATATGA GGAACAAGCAGAGG aggaggaggaggaggcggcTGCAGAGGACGCAGGAGCAG AAGAGCAAGAGTATACAGATTATCAAG aggagactcaggaagaag AGGAAGAAAGACCCCGGCCCAA GCCCATGGTTCCACAACTTGCCCCTCCAAAGATTCCAGAGGGTGAGCGGGTAGATTTCGAT GATATTCACCGAAAAAGGATGGAGAAAGACTTTCTGGAGTTACAGACTTTAATTGATGTCCACTTTGAGCAGAGGAAGAAAGAGGAGGAAGAGCTGATCGGTCTCAAGGAGAGAATT GAGCGGCGGCGGGCAGAACGAGCAGAGCAGCAGCGTGTTAGagcagagaaagaaagagacagacagacgagGATTGCg GAAGAGCGCCAGAGGAAAGAGGATGAGGAGGCTAAGAAGAGAGCAGAAGACGAGGCCAAGAAGAAGAAGGTTTTGTCCAATATGGGGGCAAACTTTGGTGGCTTCTTAGCCAAG gCAGAGCAGAAAAGAGGGAAGCGTTTGACTGGACGAGAGATCAAGAGAAAGACTCTTTCAGAGAGACGCTCTCCTCTTGGCATCGAAAATCTCAGAGAGGATGGGTTGAG GCAGCGAGCTCAGGAAATGTGGAACTGGATTTACCAGCTGGAGTCAGAGAAGTTTGACCTCTTGGATCAAATGAAGAGACAGAAATATGAG ATTGTTGTTCTTCTGAACAGGATTTCTCACGCTCAAAAGTT CAAAAAAGTCCATGGCAAAGGAAAGGTCGGAGGTCGCTGGAAATAA
- the tnnt1 gene encoding troponin T, slow skeletal muscle isoform X1: MSDVEEEYEEQAEAEEEEEAAAEDAGAEEQEYTDYQEETQEEEEERPRPKPMVPQLAPPKIPEGERVDFDDIHRKRMEKDFLELQTLIDVHFEQRKKEEEELIGLKERIERRRAERAEQQRVRAEKERDRQTRIAEERQRKEDEEAKKRAEDEAKKKKVLSNMGANFGGFLAKAEQKRGKRLTGREIKRKTLSERRSPLGIENLREDGLRQRAQEMWNWIYQLESEKFDLLDQMKRQKYEIVVLLNRISHAQKFKKVHGKGKVGGRWK, from the exons ATGTCTGATGTAGAGGAAGAATATGA GGAACAAGCAGAGG cagaggaggaggaggaggcggcTGCAGAGGACGCAGGAGCAG AAGAGCAAGAGTATACAGATTATCAAG aggagactcaggaagaag AGGAAGAAAGACCCCGGCCCAA GCCCATGGTTCCACAACTTGCCCCTCCAAAGATTCCAGAGGGTGAGCGGGTAGATTTCGAT GATATTCACCGAAAAAGGATGGAGAAAGACTTTCTGGAGTTACAGACTTTAATTGATGTCCACTTTGAGCAGAGGAAGAAAGAGGAGGAAGAGCTGATCGGTCTCAAGGAGAGAATT GAGCGGCGGCGGGCAGAACGAGCAGAGCAGCAGCGTGTTAGagcagagaaagaaagagacagacagacgagGATTGCg GAAGAGCGCCAGAGGAAAGAGGATGAGGAGGCTAAGAAGAGAGCAGAAGACGAGGCCAAGAAGAAGAAGGTTTTGTCCAATATGGGGGCAAACTTTGGTGGCTTCTTAGCCAAG gCAGAGCAGAAAAGAGGGAAGCGTTTGACTGGACGAGAGATCAAGAGAAAGACTCTTTCAGAGAGACGCTCTCCTCTTGGCATCGAAAATCTCAGAGAGGATGGGTTGAG GCAGCGAGCTCAGGAAATGTGGAACTGGATTTACCAGCTGGAGTCAGAGAAGTTTGACCTCTTGGATCAAATGAAGAGACAGAAATATGAG ATTGTTGTTCTTCTGAACAGGATTTCTCACGCTCAAAAGTT CAAAAAAGTCCATGGCAAAGGAAAGGTCGGAGGTCGCTGGAAATAA